In Oreochromis niloticus isolate F11D_XX linkage group LG5, O_niloticus_UMD_NMBU, whole genome shotgun sequence, a single window of DNA contains:
- the LOC100695288 gene encoding band 4.1-like protein 1 isoform X6 codes for MQDSASDSKIAKQEQNKHMDGHRETDDMSEKTSPNKNLKSPQKGSKRLKTAPFKVTLLDSSEFEGETEKHSKGQTLMDMVCEHLNLLEKDYFGLTFADTDSQKNWLDPSKEIKKQMRNSPWHFAFAVKFYPPDPSQLMEDITRYYLCLQLRDDMLSGRLPCSFVTHALLGSYTVQAELGDYDQDDHGTDYVSDFRFAPNQTRELEERVMELHRNYKGMTPAEAEMNFLENAKKLSMYGVDLHHAKDSEGIEIMLGVCANGLLIYRDRLRINRFAWPKILKISYKRSNFYIKIRPGEYEQFESTIGFKLPNHRAAKRLWKVCIEHHTFFRLVSPEPPPKGFLVMGSKFRYSGRTQAQTRQASALIDRPAPHFERSTSKRYLLSRSLDGEFSRPVSAMCENHDGLSHRSISEHRRLHSPSGDEQETELEPSLEQDEEEKEHEQGREAEQDKDHDGNVTPSRKKEIMKEEAGSPIDSKQELSQLDQETTPRHKQEFLDKSQDVLLKHQASINELKRALREPNSKLMNREKRLSATSPTGTPEKKALVGRAMGKEPVNSLSVEGFVQKTLVTSPEGSEEWVLIEKQEPYQQDHDWKAEEKNKSLTPDSSWEKKGLEKEIDVSKMIHKEVAEYDRKEMKSHIDEFPSTKSSREADVCSEPRRFVIQLSENADLFQDKSQSNPARASDPEANSDAAPGLRHMKERTASKPRKKRRPQSLNLGMPAELVYRKGGSDSTEDENEGSDSDNNSETAPKRGIHCESPPVATMKDDQGLEKDQPVRVYKDGKQEGKLVGESREVSTQGAEQVKKKVSLVGTADVDLGAVNGPGKIEHDGSFSGSKGECVLKMRGKGFIDNKELAEVKLRQVRTHERKVSSSGGEDVEGFLGDRGQRTSLHRLSGSSYQSEITRIVPLKPERSKSVTSKDERDRTGQDDPRRGIRREYRWSVGSPEGSSDLSWTDGSTFHPAFASDLEGVAKIEHPDDSFQCGRVFAESQSFSSKVSGLPKMAPPAPPVKTQKARESVLILRNSRNASREPSLDAAKKRHSKEFGERRPQPSIASEEEQERDTVACMKETHLGIERKCSSMTVSSTSSLEAEVDFTVITDLHSGLEDFSKGVPELGERERQPEVGREDFEETSRFYSARLMGSRDKSPIEERLPEEGMHHEPPVAKKDPNAVSVAHKLKRADSKTETHTNGSEAHANVVNVSPENYGVVSPQEAPAAVKENGSPVKASTQGRESVVSPLTITAESVTSATTTQVTKTVKGGYSETRIEKRIIITGDDDVDQHQALAMAIQEAKQQHPDMLVTKAVVIRETESPTEELQQKAES; via the exons aaacactCCAAAGGACAGACCCTGATGGACATGGTGTGTGAACACCTTAACTTGCTGGAGAAAGACTACTTTGGTCTGACCTTTGCCGACACAGACAGCCAGAAG AATTGGTTGGACCCCTCCAAGGAGATCAAGAAGCAGATGCGCA ACTCTCCATGGCACTTTGCCTTCGCTGTCAAGTTCTACCCTCCTGACCCCTCCCAGCTCATGGAAGATATTACCAG ATACTACctgtgtctgcagctgagggatGACATGCTGTCAGGTCGGCTGCCGTGCTCGTTCGTCACTCACGCCCTCCTGGGCTCCTACACCGTTCAGGCCGAGCTGGGAGATTACGACCAGGATGACCATGGCACTGACTACGTCAGCGATTTCCGCTTTGCTCCCAATCAGACGCGCGAGCTGGAGGAGAGGGTGATGGAGCTCCATCGAAACTACAA GGGGATGACTCCAGCAGAGGCCGAAATGAACTTCTTGGAGAACGCAAAGAAATTGTCCATGTATGGAGTCGACCTCCATCATGCCAAG GATTCTGAGGGGATTGAAATAATGCTGGGTGTCTGTGCCAATGGCCTGCTGATTTACCGTGACAGGCTGAGGATCAACCGCTTTGCCTGGCCAAAGATCCTTAAGATTTCATACAAGAGGAGCAACTTCTACATCAAGATAAGACCTGGAGAA TATGAACAGTTTGAAAGTACAATTGGTTTTAAGCTTCCCAACCACAGAGCTGCCAAGAGGCTGTGGAAGGTCTGCATCGAGCATCACACCTTCTTCCG GCTGGTATCTCCTGAGCCTCCTCCTAAGGGATTCTTGGTGATGGGTTCAAAGTTTCGATACAGCGGAAGGACGCAGGCTCAAACCAGGCAGGCCAGTGCTCTCATAGACAGGCCTGCTCCTCACTTCGAGCGGTCGACCAGTAAGAGGTATCTGCTTTCCCGGAGCTTGGATGGAG AGTTCTCACGGCCGGTATCAGCCATGTGCGAGAACCACGACGGCCTTTCCCACCGCAGCATCAGTGAACACCGACGTCTGCACAGCCCCTCTGGGGACGAGCAGGAAACAGAGCTGGAGCCAAGTTTGGAACAGGACGAAGAGGAGAAGGAGCACGAGCAGGGCCGGGAGGCGGAGCAGGACAAGGACCATGACGGCAACGTGACtccaagcagaaaaaaagagatcaTG AAGGAGGAGGCCGGGTCACCAATTGACAGTAAACAGGAG CTCTCTCAGTTGGACCAGGAGACTACTCCTCGGCACAAACAGGAG TTTCTGGATAAGTCGCAGGACGTCTTGCTGAAGCACCAGGCCAGCATCAATGAGCTAAAGAGAGCCTTGAGGGAGCCCAACAGCAAGCTGATGAACCGCGAGAAGCGTCTGTCCGCGACCTCCCCAACCGGCACACCAGAGAAGAAGGCT TTGGTGGGCCGGGCAATGGGAAAGGAACCTGTTAACAGCCTGTCTGTTGAGGGTTTCGTCCAGAAGACTCTGGTGACTTCACCCGAG GGCTCAGAGGAGTGGGTATTGATTGAAAAACAAGAACCTTATCAACAAGACCATGACTGGAAGGCAGAAGAAAAGAACAAATCTCTCACACCTGATTCCTCATGGGAGAAAAAGGGTCTGGAAAAAGAGATAGATGTTAGCAAGATGATACATAAGGAGGTAGCAGAGTatgacagaaaagaaatgaaaagtcaTATTGATGAGTTTCCATCAACAAAATCGTCCAGAGAGGCAGATGTATGCTCTGAGCCTCGGCGTTTTGTGATCCAATTATCTGAGAATGCCGACTTGTTTCAAGACAAATCTCAAAGCAACCCAGCTCGAGCCTCAGACCCTGAGGCGAACAGCGATGCAGCCCCGGGCTTGCGGCACATGAAGGAGCGCACAGCTTCTAAACCGAGGAAAAAGAGGAGACCCCAGAGCTTAAACCTGGGAATGCCCGCAGAGCTCGTCTACAGGAAAGGAGGTAGCGATTCCACTGAAGACGAAAACGAGGGTTCGGACTCAGACAACAACTCAGAAACAGCACCTAAGAGAGGAATCCATTGCGAGTCGCCCCCAGTGGCAACGATGAAAGATGATCAGGGTTTAGAAAAGGATCAGCCGGTCAGGGTCTATAAAGACGGCAAACAAGAGGGTAAATTAGTTGGAGAAAGCAGGGAGGTCTCCACCCAAGGAGCAGAGCAGGTAAAGAAAAAAGTGAGCCTTGTTGGGACAGCAGATGTCGATTTAGGCGCAGTGAATGGACCTGGAAAGATAGAGCATGATGGCTCATTCTCAGGGTCAAAAGGAGAGTGTGTGCTGAAGATGCGAGGGAAAGGCTTCATTGACAACAAAGAGTTAGCAGAGGTTAAACTACGACAGGTCAGGACACATGAAAGAAAGGTCAGTAGCTctggaggagaggatgttgagGGTTTCTTGGgcgacagaggtcagaggacgTCTCTCCACCGACTGTCAGGCAGCAGCTACCAGTCGGAAATCACCAGGATTGTTCCTCTCAAGCCGGAGCGTTCGAAGAGCGTCACGTCCAAGGACGAAAGGGACCGGACGGGACAGGACGATCCAAGACGGGGGATCAGAAGAGAATACCGGTGGTCGGTTGGCTCTCCGGAGGGATCCTCAGACCTCAGCTGGACCGACGGTTCCACCTTTCATCCAGCGTTCGCGTCAGATCTGGAGGGCGTTGCTAAAATCGAGCATCCAGACGATAGCTTTCAGTGTGGTAGAGTGTTCGCGGAGAGCCAGTCATTCAGCTCAAAGGTTTCAGGGCTTCCCAAAATGGCCCCTCCAGCGCCGCCGGTGAAAACGCAGAAGGCGAGAGAGTCCGTGCTAATACTCCGGAACAGCAGAAACGCCAGCAGGGAGCCGAGCCTGGACGCGGCCAAAAAGAGACACTCG AAGGAGTTCGGGGAGAGGAGGCCTCAGCCGAGCATAGCCtcggaggaggagcaggaacgAGACACCGTGGCGTGCATGAAGGAAACCCACCTGGGAATCGAACGCAAGTGTTCCAGCATGACGGTCAGCTCGACGTCCAGCCTGGAGGCCGAGGTCGACTTCACTGTGATCACTGACCTCCACTCGGGTCTCGAGGACTTTTCTAAGGGTGTGCCCGAACTGGGAGAGAGGGAGCGACAGCCAGAGGTGGGCCGGGAGGACTTTGAGGAGACCTCCAGGTTCTACTCTGCCCGTCTAATGGGCTCCCGGGACAAGTCTCCCATAGAGGAGAGGCTTCCTGAGGAGGGAATGCATCATGAG CCTCCCGTGGCAAAGAAAGACCCCAACGCGGTGAGCGTGGCCCACAAGCTGAAAAGAGCCGACAGCAAGACGGAGACGCACACAAATGGCTCGGAAGCCCACGCCAACGTCGTTAATGTCTCTCCAGAG aACTATGGAGTCGTCAGCCCACAGGAGGCTCCTGCTGCCGTCAAAGAAAATGGCTCTCCT GTAAAAGCCAGCACCCAGGGGAGAGAGTCCGTTGTGTCCCCGCTGACCATCACTGCTGAGAGCGTCACCTCAGCAACCACGACGCAAGTTACCAAG ACTGTGAAAGGAGGCTACTCAGAGACCAGGATCGAGAAGAGGATTATAATCACAGGAGATGATGATGTGGACCAACATCAG GCACTTGCCATGGCAATCCAAGAGGCAAAGCAGCAGCATCCTGACATGCTGGTGACAAAAGCAGTGGTTATCAGGGAAACAGAGTCGCCCACTGAGGAGCTACAACAGAAAGCAGAG
- the LOC100695288 gene encoding band 4.1-like protein 1 isoform X4 produces the protein MQDSASDSKIAKQEQNKHMDGHRETDDMSEKTSPNKNLKSPQKGSKRLKTAPFKVTLLDSSEFEGETEKHSKGQTLMDMVCEHLNLLEKDYFGLTFADTDSQKNWLDPSKEIKKQMRNSPWHFAFAVKFYPPDPSQLMEDITRYYLCLQLRDDMLSGRLPCSFVTHALLGSYTVQAELGDYDQDDHGTDYVSDFRFAPNQTRELEERVMELHRNYKGMTPAEAEMNFLENAKKLSMYGVDLHHAKDSEGIEIMLGVCANGLLIYRDRLRINRFAWPKILKISYKRSNFYIKIRPGEYEQFESTIGFKLPNHRAAKRLWKVCIEHHTFFRLVSPEPPPKGFLVMGSKFRYSGRTQAQTRQASALIDRPAPHFERSTSKRYLLSRSLDGEFSRPVSAMCENHDGLSHRSISEHRRLHSPSGDEQETELEPSLEQDEEEKEHEQGREAEQDKDHDGNVTPSRKKEIMKEEAGSPIDSKQEFLDKSQDVLLKHQASINELKRALREPNSKLMNREKRLSATSPTGTPEKKALVGRAMGKEPVNSLSVEGFVQKTLVTSPEGSEEWVLIEKQEPYQQDHDWKAEEKNKSLTPDSSWEKKGLEKEIDVSKMIHKEVAEYDRKEMKSHIDEFPSTKSSREADVCSEPRRFVIQLSENADLFQDKSQSNPARASDPEANSDAAPGLRHMKERTASKPRKKRRPQSLNLGMPAELVYRKGGSDSTEDENEGSDSDNNSETAPKRGIHCESPPVATMKDDQGLEKDQPVRVYKDGKQEGKLVGESREVSTQGAEQVKKKVSLVGTADVDLGAVNGPGKIEHDGSFSGSKGECVLKMRGKGFIDNKELAEVKLRQVRTHERKVSSSGGEDVEGFLGDRGQRTSLHRLSGSSYQSEITRIVPLKPERSKSVTSKDERDRTGQDDPRRGIRREYRWSVGSPEGSSDLSWTDGSTFHPAFASDLEGVAKIEHPDDSFQCGRVFAESQSFSSKVSGLPKMAPPAPPVKTQKARESVLILRNSRNASREPSLDAAKKRHSEPVSTPAIYEEPFADFKKEFGERRPQPSIASEEEQERDTVACMKETHLGIERKCSSMTVSSTSSLEAEVDFTVITDLHSGLEDFSKGVPELGERERQPEVGREDFEETSRFYSARLMGSRDKSPIEERLPEEGMHHEPPVAKKDPNAVSVAHKLKRADSKTETHTNGSEAHANVVNVSPENYGVVSPQEAPAAVKENGSPVKASTQGRESVVSPLTITAESVTSATTTQVTKTVKGGYSETRIEKRIIITGDDDVDQHQALAMAIQEAKQQHPDMLVTKAVVIRETESPTEELQQKAES, from the exons aaacactCCAAAGGACAGACCCTGATGGACATGGTGTGTGAACACCTTAACTTGCTGGAGAAAGACTACTTTGGTCTGACCTTTGCCGACACAGACAGCCAGAAG AATTGGTTGGACCCCTCCAAGGAGATCAAGAAGCAGATGCGCA ACTCTCCATGGCACTTTGCCTTCGCTGTCAAGTTCTACCCTCCTGACCCCTCCCAGCTCATGGAAGATATTACCAG ATACTACctgtgtctgcagctgagggatGACATGCTGTCAGGTCGGCTGCCGTGCTCGTTCGTCACTCACGCCCTCCTGGGCTCCTACACCGTTCAGGCCGAGCTGGGAGATTACGACCAGGATGACCATGGCACTGACTACGTCAGCGATTTCCGCTTTGCTCCCAATCAGACGCGCGAGCTGGAGGAGAGGGTGATGGAGCTCCATCGAAACTACAA GGGGATGACTCCAGCAGAGGCCGAAATGAACTTCTTGGAGAACGCAAAGAAATTGTCCATGTATGGAGTCGACCTCCATCATGCCAAG GATTCTGAGGGGATTGAAATAATGCTGGGTGTCTGTGCCAATGGCCTGCTGATTTACCGTGACAGGCTGAGGATCAACCGCTTTGCCTGGCCAAAGATCCTTAAGATTTCATACAAGAGGAGCAACTTCTACATCAAGATAAGACCTGGAGAA TATGAACAGTTTGAAAGTACAATTGGTTTTAAGCTTCCCAACCACAGAGCTGCCAAGAGGCTGTGGAAGGTCTGCATCGAGCATCACACCTTCTTCCG GCTGGTATCTCCTGAGCCTCCTCCTAAGGGATTCTTGGTGATGGGTTCAAAGTTTCGATACAGCGGAAGGACGCAGGCTCAAACCAGGCAGGCCAGTGCTCTCATAGACAGGCCTGCTCCTCACTTCGAGCGGTCGACCAGTAAGAGGTATCTGCTTTCCCGGAGCTTGGATGGAG AGTTCTCACGGCCGGTATCAGCCATGTGCGAGAACCACGACGGCCTTTCCCACCGCAGCATCAGTGAACACCGACGTCTGCACAGCCCCTCTGGGGACGAGCAGGAAACAGAGCTGGAGCCAAGTTTGGAACAGGACGAAGAGGAGAAGGAGCACGAGCAGGGCCGGGAGGCGGAGCAGGACAAGGACCATGACGGCAACGTGACtccaagcagaaaaaaagagatcaTG AAGGAGGAGGCCGGGTCACCAATTGACAGTAAACAGGAG TTTCTGGATAAGTCGCAGGACGTCTTGCTGAAGCACCAGGCCAGCATCAATGAGCTAAAGAGAGCCTTGAGGGAGCCCAACAGCAAGCTGATGAACCGCGAGAAGCGTCTGTCCGCGACCTCCCCAACCGGCACACCAGAGAAGAAGGCT TTGGTGGGCCGGGCAATGGGAAAGGAACCTGTTAACAGCCTGTCTGTTGAGGGTTTCGTCCAGAAGACTCTGGTGACTTCACCCGAG GGCTCAGAGGAGTGGGTATTGATTGAAAAACAAGAACCTTATCAACAAGACCATGACTGGAAGGCAGAAGAAAAGAACAAATCTCTCACACCTGATTCCTCATGGGAGAAAAAGGGTCTGGAAAAAGAGATAGATGTTAGCAAGATGATACATAAGGAGGTAGCAGAGTatgacagaaaagaaatgaaaagtcaTATTGATGAGTTTCCATCAACAAAATCGTCCAGAGAGGCAGATGTATGCTCTGAGCCTCGGCGTTTTGTGATCCAATTATCTGAGAATGCCGACTTGTTTCAAGACAAATCTCAAAGCAACCCAGCTCGAGCCTCAGACCCTGAGGCGAACAGCGATGCAGCCCCGGGCTTGCGGCACATGAAGGAGCGCACAGCTTCTAAACCGAGGAAAAAGAGGAGACCCCAGAGCTTAAACCTGGGAATGCCCGCAGAGCTCGTCTACAGGAAAGGAGGTAGCGATTCCACTGAAGACGAAAACGAGGGTTCGGACTCAGACAACAACTCAGAAACAGCACCTAAGAGAGGAATCCATTGCGAGTCGCCCCCAGTGGCAACGATGAAAGATGATCAGGGTTTAGAAAAGGATCAGCCGGTCAGGGTCTATAAAGACGGCAAACAAGAGGGTAAATTAGTTGGAGAAAGCAGGGAGGTCTCCACCCAAGGAGCAGAGCAGGTAAAGAAAAAAGTGAGCCTTGTTGGGACAGCAGATGTCGATTTAGGCGCAGTGAATGGACCTGGAAAGATAGAGCATGATGGCTCATTCTCAGGGTCAAAAGGAGAGTGTGTGCTGAAGATGCGAGGGAAAGGCTTCATTGACAACAAAGAGTTAGCAGAGGTTAAACTACGACAGGTCAGGACACATGAAAGAAAGGTCAGTAGCTctggaggagaggatgttgagGGTTTCTTGGgcgacagaggtcagaggacgTCTCTCCACCGACTGTCAGGCAGCAGCTACCAGTCGGAAATCACCAGGATTGTTCCTCTCAAGCCGGAGCGTTCGAAGAGCGTCACGTCCAAGGACGAAAGGGACCGGACGGGACAGGACGATCCAAGACGGGGGATCAGAAGAGAATACCGGTGGTCGGTTGGCTCTCCGGAGGGATCCTCAGACCTCAGCTGGACCGACGGTTCCACCTTTCATCCAGCGTTCGCGTCAGATCTGGAGGGCGTTGCTAAAATCGAGCATCCAGACGATAGCTTTCAGTGTGGTAGAGTGTTCGCGGAGAGCCAGTCATTCAGCTCAAAGGTTTCAGGGCTTCCCAAAATGGCCCCTCCAGCGCCGCCGGTGAAAACGCAGAAGGCGAGAGAGTCCGTGCTAATACTCCGGAACAGCAGAAACGCCAGCAGGGAGCCGAGCCTGGACGCGGCCAAAAAGAGACACTCG GAGCCTGTTTCTACTCCTGCTATATATGAAGAGCCATTTGCTGACTTCAAG AAGGAGTTCGGGGAGAGGAGGCCTCAGCCGAGCATAGCCtcggaggaggagcaggaacgAGACACCGTGGCGTGCATGAAGGAAACCCACCTGGGAATCGAACGCAAGTGTTCCAGCATGACGGTCAGCTCGACGTCCAGCCTGGAGGCCGAGGTCGACTTCACTGTGATCACTGACCTCCACTCGGGTCTCGAGGACTTTTCTAAGGGTGTGCCCGAACTGGGAGAGAGGGAGCGACAGCCAGAGGTGGGCCGGGAGGACTTTGAGGAGACCTCCAGGTTCTACTCTGCCCGTCTAATGGGCTCCCGGGACAAGTCTCCCATAGAGGAGAGGCTTCCTGAGGAGGGAATGCATCATGAG CCTCCCGTGGCAAAGAAAGACCCCAACGCGGTGAGCGTGGCCCACAAGCTGAAAAGAGCCGACAGCAAGACGGAGACGCACACAAATGGCTCGGAAGCCCACGCCAACGTCGTTAATGTCTCTCCAGAG aACTATGGAGTCGTCAGCCCACAGGAGGCTCCTGCTGCCGTCAAAGAAAATGGCTCTCCT GTAAAAGCCAGCACCCAGGGGAGAGAGTCCGTTGTGTCCCCGCTGACCATCACTGCTGAGAGCGTCACCTCAGCAACCACGACGCAAGTTACCAAG ACTGTGAAAGGAGGCTACTCAGAGACCAGGATCGAGAAGAGGATTATAATCACAGGAGATGATGATGTGGACCAACATCAG GCACTTGCCATGGCAATCCAAGAGGCAAAGCAGCAGCATCCTGACATGCTGGTGACAAAAGCAGTGGTTATCAGGGAAACAGAGTCGCCCACTGAGGAGCTACAACAGAAAGCAGAG